The Pleuronectes platessa chromosome 10, fPlePla1.1, whole genome shotgun sequence genome contains a region encoding:
- the LOC128448864 gene encoding vitelline membrane outer layer protein 1 homolog isoform X2, producing the protein MESLLRAVALLAVLSVGLFQRAALMNRRSTTSVLTVTNGQRWGTWMLTGMCRDQYFAIGFSTRVEAKQGGGDNTALNGIRLICGKDGKRSLTYTVESHSGFWGEWSNPQYCHTGVLTSFQLRVEGQQGRGDGTAANNIRFRCSSGHVLEGSGLDWGVYGEWSKNCGHGGICGIETKMEARQGRGDDTTLNDVRFHCCAVPKQ; encoded by the exons ATGGAGAGTCTGCTCCGCGCCGTGGCCTTGCTGGCCGTGTTGTCCGTGGGGTTGTTCCAGCGGGCAGCCCTAATGAACAGACGATCAACCACATCTGTGCTGACTGTGACAAACGGACAGCGGTGGGGAACATGGATGTTGACCGGGATGTGTCGTGACCAGTACTTTGCTATTGGCTTCAGTACCAGG GTGGAGGCCAAACAGGGCGGAGGTGACAACACGGCCCTGAACGGCATTCGCCTCATCTGCGGCAAAGACGGGAAGCGGAGCTTAACTTACACTGTGGAGTCTCATTCTGGCTT CTGGGGCGAATGGTCCAACCCTCAGTACTGCCACACTGGCGTGCTCACCTCTTTCCAGCTCCGCGTGGAGGGCCAACAGGGCAGAGGTGACGGCACCGCTGCCAACAACATCAGGTTCCGCTGCAGCAGTGGCCACGTGCTGGAGGGCAGCGGCCTGGACTGGGGGGTGTACGGCGAATGGAGCAAGAATTGTGGCCATGGAGGAATCTGCGGCATCGAGACCAAGATGGAGGCCCGACAGGGGAGAGGGGACGACACCACCCTCAACGACGTGCGCTTCCATTGCTGTGCCGTACCCAAGCAG TGA
- the LOC128448864 gene encoding vitelline membrane outer layer protein 1-like isoform X1, whose translation MESLLRAVALLAVLSVGLFQRAALMNRRSTTSVLTVTNGQRWGTWMLTGMCRDQYFAIGFSTRVEAKQGGGDNTALNGIRLICGKDGKRSLTYTVESHSGFWGEWSNPQYCHTGVLTSFQLRVEGQQGRGDGTAANNIRFRCSSGHVLEGSGLDWGVYGEWSKNCGHGGICGIETKMEARQGRGDDTTLNDVRFHCCAVPKQVIKLKPRKS comes from the exons ATGGAGAGTCTGCTCCGCGCCGTGGCCTTGCTGGCCGTGTTGTCCGTGGGGTTGTTCCAGCGGGCAGCCCTAATGAACAGACGATCAACCACATCTGTGCTGACTGTGACAAACGGACAGCGGTGGGGAACATGGATGTTGACCGGGATGTGTCGTGACCAGTACTTTGCTATTGGCTTCAGTACCAGG GTGGAGGCCAAACAGGGCGGAGGTGACAACACGGCCCTGAACGGCATTCGCCTCATCTGCGGCAAAGACGGGAAGCGGAGCTTAACTTACACTGTGGAGTCTCATTCTGGCTT CTGGGGCGAATGGTCCAACCCTCAGTACTGCCACACTGGCGTGCTCACCTCTTTCCAGCTCCGCGTGGAGGGCCAACAGGGCAGAGGTGACGGCACCGCTGCCAACAACATCAGGTTCCGCTGCAGCAGTGGCCACGTGCTGGAGGGCAGCGGCCTGGACTGGGGGGTGTACGGCGAATGGAGCAAGAATTGTGGCCATGGAGGAATCTGCGGCATCGAGACCAAGATGGAGGCCCGACAGGGGAGAGGGGACGACACCACCCTCAACGACGTGCGCTTCCATTGCTGTGCCGTACCCAAGCAGGTAATTAAATTAAAGCCCAGAAAGAGCTGA